From one Brachypodium distachyon strain Bd21 chromosome 4, Brachypodium_distachyon_v3.0, whole genome shotgun sequence genomic stretch:
- the LOC104584476 gene encoding protein PYRICULARIA ORYZAE RESISTANCE 21, with translation MAEKSFVLILTVDLDCRPCYKKIRKILCKLQDKERIRTISYDNGSKTIAVVGPFDPHRLSCKIRCMAGKVIKGVEIITPESGGPLPQMEGPPQPQPVNNGNGKKKHKEKPRETEPPPPPPQQQPVEQPPPPMQHEHEQPPPPMQHGPPDSHIAAGMPAMVEEMHPGAGERPAMLESEPPIEIPPLPAAPPPEMEEKMRPRERLQPRPIKSAWGPPIDVGLGPPASAMVEIPSWPAAPMAPCGCPCYQGYYEGCRCAGCGRVYGYAVTAVPAPSGCYGGGGYRPLFVEEDPSSACAVM, from the exons ATGGCAGAGAAG AGCTTTGTGCTAATCCTAACGGTTGATCTGGATTGCCGCCCATGCTACAAGAAGATCCGCAAGATCCTCTGCAAACTCCAAG ATAAGGAGAGGATCAGGACCATCTCCTACGACAACGGCAGCAAGACGATCGCGGTGGTCGGGCCCTTCGACCCTCACCGGCTCTCATGCAAGATCCGGTGCATGGCCGGCAAGGTGATCAAGGGCGTCGAGATCATCACGCCGGAAAGCGGCGGGCCGCTACCTCAAATGGAAGGGCCCCCACAGCCGCAACCAGTGAACAACGGCAACGGCAAGAAGAAGCACAAGGAGAAACCAAGGGAGACAgaacctcctccgccgccgccgcagcagcagcccgtggagcaaccgccgccgccgatgcaaCACGAGCACGagcagccgccaccgccgatgCAGCACGGCCCACCGGACAGCCACATAGCGGCGGGGATGCCGGCGATGGTCGAGGAGATGCACCCGGGGGCGGGGGAGAGGCCCGCCATGCTGGAGTCCGAGCCGCCGATTGAGATCCCGCCgctgcccgccgcgccgccgccggagatggaggagaagatgaggCCCAGGGAGAGGCTGCAGCCGCGGCCCATTAAGTCCGCTTGGGGCCCACCTATCGACGTGGGCCTGGGCCCGCCGGCGTCAGCGATGGTGGAGATCCCGtcgtggccggcggcgccgatggcgCCCTGCGGCTGCCCGTGCTACCAGGGGTACTACGAGGGGTGCAGGTGCGCCGGCTGCGGCAGGGTGTACGGCTACGCCGTCAccgccgtgcccgcgccgtcgGGGTGCTACGGGGGCGGCGGGTACAGGCCGCTGTTCGTCGAGGAGGATCCCTCGAGCGCCTGCGCCGTCATGTGA